A genomic window from Sulfurimonas paralvinellae includes:
- a CDS encoding DUF4810 domain-containing protein gives MRKNNLIFPSILFAALFMAGCSSHNQALYNYGTYSESYYSDVKDHTHESQLALQKSIEDAIQNAQDSTSGRVAPGLYANLGYIYLKKGQSKLAVENFKKEKVLYPESAKLMDMLIKKVAMAEEDKNEK, from the coding sequence ATGCGCAAAAACAATCTTATTTTTCCAAGCATACTTTTTGCCGCCTTGTTTATGGCAGGATGCAGCTCACATAATCAGGCTCTATACAACTATGGCACATATAGTGAAAGTTACTACAGCGATGTGAAAGATCATACACACGAATCCCAGCTCGCCCTGCAAAAATCTATAGAAGATGCCATTCAAAATGCTCAGGACAGCACATCAGGAAGAGTAGCACCCGGTCTTTATGCAAATCTCGGTTACATCTACCTCAAAAAGGGACAAAGCAAACTCGCTGTTGAAAACTTCAAAAAAGAGAAAGTACTCTATCCGGAATCTGCGAAACTCATGGATATGCTCATCAAAAAAGTAGCAATGGCAGAGGAGGATAAAAATGAAAAATAG
- a CDS encoding GNA1162 family protein has product MKNRLTLYTLFLFLVALLSGCAGTTPTTKGSAFPKMYEEQPRSILILPPMNESSDAEAKSYYMTTVEVPFAQMGYYVFPVEMVSDIMKQEGVYDTELLYNMPLDKFYEYFGADAVLFTKIKQWKVSYAVIASSLTVSIEAVLKSTKTNQELWRYYDTIVVDLSGGNSGGGIGGLIASAIATAINTAAADYVTYARVANSHIVFALPAGPYSPLYMQDQSIQITDKRAKEK; this is encoded by the coding sequence ATGAAAAATAGACTCACACTTTATACTCTGTTCCTGTTTTTAGTGGCTCTGTTAAGCGGTTGTGCAGGCACAACACCGACTACAAAAGGCTCGGCATTTCCGAAAATGTATGAAGAGCAGCCTCGCTCTATTCTCATACTGCCGCCAATGAATGAAAGTAGTGACGCAGAAGCGAAGTCTTATTATATGACAACTGTCGAGGTCCCTTTTGCACAGATGGGTTACTATGTTTTTCCTGTTGAAATGGTCAGTGATATCATGAAACAAGAGGGTGTATATGATACGGAACTTCTCTACAATATGCCGCTTGATAAATTTTATGAATACTTTGGTGCCGATGCGGTACTCTTTACCAAGATCAAGCAGTGGAAGGTCTCTTATGCCGTCATAGCATCATCACTAACCGTCTCCATCGAAGCTGTGTTAAAATCAACAAAGACAAATCAGGAATTATGGAGATATTATGATACAATCGTTGTCGATCTAAGCGGCGGTAACAGCGGCGGCGGTATCGGCGGGCTTATAGCCAGTGCTATTGCAACAGCTATCAACACTGCAGCTGCAGACTATGTAACCTATGCAAGAGTGGCAAATTCCCATATCGTTTTTGCCCTGCCTGCCGGACCTTACAGCCCTCTTTATATGCAGGATCAAAGCATTCAAATTACCGATAAAAGAGCGAAAGAGAAATAA
- a CDS encoding class I SAM-dependent methyltransferase, translated as MADNNQIIELYTELAQNPEKDFGWDKGLENAKAHGYKQAWIDATPSEVWEYCAAVGNPFKNAIISEGDTILDLGCGAGVDVLVARLHAGESGKVYGVDITPKMVAAASEHAKMVGFDNVEILESSFDNVPLEDESVDVVISNGAINLTSCKESVFSEIYRLLKPEGKIYFADMIDISEPTCCAVQESSCCSSFGEEDWANCVAGTMREYELIELMQKAGFKDVECTGHTHYTTAETTRGATFQATKIPAEIKRQQHWENIFQNKDYTQVLWHQRSPQKSLELISSYAKKEDAVIDAGCGASLLVDKLLELGYEDITLLDTSKASLDIVKKRVKSEHVTYMREDILAFESQKKFDLWHDRAVFHFLLTKKERQKYFEVLSSVIKPNAIAIIATFSKDGEIQCAGLDIEAYDDTKILQELPNNLQLIESEAYRHITPKESEQNYSYFIIKKIS; from the coding sequence ATGGCAGACAACAATCAAATAATCGAACTATATACAGAGTTGGCGCAAAACCCCGAAAAAGATTTTGGTTGGGATAAAGGTTTAGAGAATGCAAAAGCGCATGGGTACAAACAAGCGTGGATAGATGCCACACCATCAGAAGTTTGGGAGTACTGTGCAGCGGTCGGCAATCCTTTTAAAAATGCAATAATATCTGAAGGGGATACTATATTAGATCTTGGATGTGGTGCAGGAGTTGATGTTTTAGTTGCTCGCCTGCATGCAGGAGAGAGTGGAAAAGTGTATGGTGTTGATATAACACCGAAAATGGTTGCAGCGGCATCCGAACATGCGAAGATGGTCGGTTTTGATAATGTCGAGATTTTAGAGAGCAGTTTTGATAATGTGCCGCTGGAGGATGAAAGTGTTGATGTCGTTATCTCAAATGGAGCGATCAACCTTACTTCATGTAAAGAATCTGTTTTTTCAGAGATATATCGTCTCTTAAAGCCGGAGGGGAAAATCTATTTTGCAGATATGATAGATATTTCAGAACCTACTTGTTGTGCAGTCCAAGAGAGTTCATGCTGTTCATCTTTCGGTGAAGAGGATTGGGCAAACTGTGTTGCTGGAACTATGCGTGAGTATGAGCTTATAGAACTTATGCAAAAAGCCGGGTTTAAAGATGTAGAGTGTACGGGACATACACATTACACAACAGCAGAAACGACAAGGGGTGCTACGTTTCAAGCAACAAAAATACCGGCAGAGATAAAGCGCCAACAGCATTGGGAAAATATTTTCCAGAACAAAGATTATACGCAGGTATTGTGGCACCAAAGATCTCCGCAAAAATCTCTTGAACTTATCAGCAGCTATGCAAAAAAAGAGGATGCTGTTATAGACGCAGGATGTGGTGCTTCACTACTCGTCGATAAGCTTTTGGAACTTGGATATGAAGATATAACATTATTAGACACGTCCAAAGCTTCGCTCGATATTGTTAAAAAAAGAGTGAAAAGTGAACATGTTACTTATATGCGTGAAGATATTCTCGCTTTTGAGAGTCAAAAGAAATTTGATTTGTGGCATGACAGAGCAGTTTTTCATTTCTTGCTGACAAAAAAAGAACGGCAAAAATATTTTGAAGTGCTCTCATCAGTGATCAAGCCAAATGCAATTGCTATCATTGCTACATTTTCAAAGGATGGAGAGATACAGTGTGCAGGACTTGACATAGAAGCATATGATGATACAAAAATCTTACAAGAGTTGCCAAATAATCTACAACTTATTGAGAGTGAAGCGTACAGACATATCACTCCAAAAGAGAGTGAACAAAACTATAGCTATTTCATTATAAAAAAGATCAGCTGA
- a CDS encoding protein-disulfide reductase DsbD family protein, translating to MLAILSGAFIAGILLTFTPCVLPMIPILSSVIAGEGEKISKAKAFQLSFAYVLGTAVTYAVMGALAGATGEQLQSYFQNAWAIGTMSLVFVVMAFGMFGAFTIQMPAFLQTRLEGSTHNLKGGKFFAVFFLGLVSALILGACVSPVLISFLSVSIATSNPLLGAETMFTLALGMGVPLMFMGVGAGYLLPKAGAWMDGVKHFFGILLIGVAISIFSELQLIPSLLLWGIYFTGIAVYMGAVDVSVEVSSGWQKLKKIVSVLLFIWGIITLVGGARGNNDLLLPLKNEQGMITGAVTATSVKKESALPFEQIKNLNEFDAEKAKALTQHKPIVIYFHAEHCKVCEKLKNTTLKDSKIRKILGESYIPLMVDMTDKSDAEANAIKKSLKVFGPPAFVIIDADGKVLEDEIAYGYQSAQNLFDMLDMNAE from the coding sequence ATGTTGGCAATTTTAAGCGGCGCTTTTATTGCAGGAATACTGCTGACCTTTACACCTTGCGTTTTGCCGATGATACCTATTCTCTCAAGTGTTATAGCCGGTGAAGGTGAAAAAATCTCAAAAGCAAAGGCATTTCAGCTCTCTTTTGCTTATGTACTTGGAACTGCTGTTACCTATGCCGTCATGGGTGCATTGGCCGGTGCAACGGGAGAACAGTTGCAGTCCTATTTTCAAAATGCATGGGCAATCGGGACAATGAGTCTCGTTTTTGTTGTCATGGCGTTTGGAATGTTTGGAGCTTTCACAATTCAGATGCCTGCTTTTTTGCAGACACGACTTGAAGGCAGTACACACAATCTTAAGGGTGGAAAATTCTTTGCAGTTTTTTTTCTTGGACTTGTCTCTGCCTTGATTTTAGGAGCTTGTGTCTCTCCTGTGCTTATCTCGTTTTTGAGTGTTTCTATTGCAACAAGCAATCCGCTATTAGGTGCAGAGACAATGTTTACGCTTGCTCTTGGTATGGGTGTGCCGTTGATGTTTATGGGTGTCGGTGCCGGCTATCTGCTTCCAAAAGCAGGTGCATGGATGGATGGTGTAAAACATTTCTTTGGAATACTTCTCATTGGTGTTGCTATTAGTATCTTTTCAGAATTACAACTTATACCATCGCTTTTATTATGGGGAATCTATTTCACAGGTATTGCTGTTTATATGGGAGCTGTAGATGTAAGTGTAGAGGTTTCAAGCGGCTGGCAGAAATTGAAAAAAATAGTGTCAGTGCTATTGTTTATCTGGGGTATCATCACACTTGTTGGAGGAGCACGAGGCAACAACGACCTGTTGCTGCCACTTAAAAATGAACAAGGAATGATTACAGGTGCAGTAACTGCAACATCGGTAAAAAAAGAGTCAGCCCTTCCTTTTGAACAGATAAAAAATCTTAATGAGTTTGATGCAGAGAAAGCTAAAGCACTGACTCAGCATAAACCTATTGTTATTTACTTTCATGCCGAACATTGCAAGGTGTGCGAAAAATTGAAAAATACAACACTCAAAGACTCAAAAATAAGAAAAATACTGGGAGAGAGTTATATCCCGCTTATGGTTGACATGACAGATAAATCTGATGCAGAAGCCAATGCAATCAAAAAGAGTCTTAAAGTTTTCGGACCGCCTGCTTTTGTTATCATTGATGCAGATGGTAAAGTGCTTGAAGATGAAATAGCTTATGGATATCAATCAGCACAAAATCTTTTTGATATGCTTGATATGAATGCAGAATAA
- a CDS encoding rhodanese-like domain-containing protein: MRYSLVKLLIVGVLVASSSVMAKSLSKMDLINQAKKEVGEVTPQKLKSMLDDGEDVFVLDVRETEQHAEGSIPFDDFNKENFRAVTRGNLEWKINKIIPDKDAYVVTYCRRGGRGALAAQVMKEMGYTHVTTLKGGLKGWAKAGYPVKTGLGNVVLNKEK; encoded by the coding sequence ATGAGATATTCTCTAGTAAAATTGTTAATTGTAGGAGTACTTGTAGCATCAAGCAGTGTAATGGCGAAGTCTTTAAGCAAGATGGATCTGATCAACCAGGCAAAAAAAGAGGTAGGTGAGGTAACACCCCAAAAGTTAAAGAGTATGCTCGATGATGGCGAAGATGTCTTTGTTCTTGATGTGCGTGAGACAGAGCAGCATGCAGAGGGAAGCATCCCATTCGATGATTTTAACAAAGAGAATTTCCGTGCTGTCACACGTGGTAATTTAGAATGGAAAATCAACAAGATTATTCCGGATAAAGATGCATACGTGGTGACATACTGCCGCAGAGGCGGGCGTGGAGCGTTGGCTGCACAGGTTATGAAAGAGATGGGTTATACACATGTAACAACACTTAAAGGCGGGCTTAAAGGATGGGCGAAAGCAGGGTATCCTGTTAAAACCGGTCTTGGGAATGTAGTACTTAATAAAGAAAAATAA
- a CDS encoding ArsR/SmtB family transcription factor: protein MLNMDDKIKIFKALGNETRFKIFKNVFTGGYACSIDKTQPQDDIIAQATCVTSIAENFDFALPTISRHLKELKDAKIITMVKKKNKIYIEPNIETINEIADCFATLMKEYDERMGYQFDNTK, encoded by the coding sequence ATGTTAAATATGGATGATAAGATCAAGATTTTTAAAGCTTTGGGAAATGAAACAAGATTTAAAATTTTTAAAAATGTTTTTACAGGTGGTTATGCCTGTTCTATCGACAAAACACAACCGCAAGATGATATCATAGCCCAAGCGACTTGTGTCACAAGCATAGCAGAGAACTTCGACTTTGCCCTACCTACCATCTCCCGCCATCTCAAAGAGCTTAAAGATGCAAAGATTATCACTATGGTCAAGAAAAAAAACAAGATCTACATAGAGCCGAATATAGAGACAATCAATGAGATAGCAGACTGTTTTGCAACACTTATGAAAGAGTATGATGAACGCATGGGATACCAGTTTGACAATACAAAATAA
- a CDS encoding RecB-like helicase — protein MAFVKNLAYEASAGSGKTFMLVVRYLTLLFQGADASKILALTFTNKAASEMSERIVETLEHLETRGELDEIIKESGMSKEKILTQRAKVLTSFLNAHTKIMTIDSFFTQILRKFSLYVGLMPDFTTYASQHEIKLLSRFLKEVSVAGKKELLVALALESNKRVSDIFQLLNEFYEKEEEFGSISFQKSSLKEYEDQALQALTQLQNIVKNCKGASATLLKAVEADSFDVLRSKSWIGKETLEYWVFKKCYTPEMDSALHTIQDALRAYNRAKEQNFFYGLRELTSIYKKAKKALYQEESELGFSDVTQLVYTILHRLDDSEFLYFRLDATIEHMLLDEFQDTSIMQYKILKPLISEIVSGQGVFESGSFFFVGDVKQSIYRFRGGVSALFGEVARENHTEVKKLLTNYRSQREVIEFVNRVFEEKITNYSPQLSRKEADGGYVEVIENDELLEATLTQVERLISLGAALNDIAILCATNGDGEEIKNLLQNRAIEVVTETTTKLINQRSVKAILEYLKYLYFEEDIYRHNFFALIDQKSMPLPKLDVTRIKLFDIIKQCIERYGLFSDDFHIIRFLDAVAKYEDIDALIFEYERLDVSAAASDLSGVRVLTVHKSKGLEYKHVIVMDRLKRAPASRDSIIYEYDGIILQNVYLRTAGRDTIDTAYANALAKEKALVREDSLNALYVAFTRAKEHLFVIKKSEHSSFELLDLEVGSFGSLKVEQQEQRHERKTKKLPYENLYYGTQSEILALENEGEEDLQAINFGLALHYMLEMIPAFSLDAIADAKNMLLNKYGFILTPKEIDDICMRVERLLQHSEFLNLIKEGRYYKEKALRYKNNLRYLDLLVQKEDGSFIVIDYKSAMNFQDKHRKQVNYYKEAVRNITNAEVEGYLCYLLEDSIEIVAV, from the coding sequence ATGGCATTTGTGAAAAATCTTGCCTATGAAGCGAGTGCGGGCAGCGGTAAGACCTTTATGCTGGTTGTTCGCTATCTTACACTGCTCTTTCAAGGCGCAGATGCCTCGAAGATACTTGCCCTTACATTTACCAACAAAGCCGCATCAGAAATGAGTGAGCGAATCGTCGAGACACTCGAGCATCTTGAGACGCGTGGTGAACTTGATGAGATCATCAAAGAGAGTGGTATGAGTAAAGAAAAGATCCTCACGCAAAGAGCCAAGGTCTTGACATCATTTTTAAATGCGCATACAAAGATCATGACGATAGACAGTTTTTTTACGCAGATACTGCGAAAGTTCTCTTTGTATGTTGGATTGATGCCTGACTTTACAACTTATGCCTCACAGCATGAGATAAAACTGCTCTCACGATTTTTAAAAGAGGTGAGTGTTGCAGGAAAGAAAGAGCTGCTTGTGGCACTTGCACTGGAGTCAAACAAGCGCGTCAGCGATATTTTTCAACTGCTCAATGAGTTCTATGAAAAAGAAGAGGAGTTCGGCAGTATCAGCTTTCAAAAATCTTCATTGAAAGAGTATGAAGATCAGGCGCTTCAAGCGCTCACGCAGCTGCAAAATATTGTCAAGAACTGCAAGGGTGCTTCGGCGACACTGCTAAAAGCGGTGGAAGCAGATAGTTTTGATGTACTGCGCTCAAAAAGCTGGATTGGGAAAGAGACGCTTGAGTACTGGGTCTTCAAAAAGTGTTATACACCGGAGATGGACAGTGCACTTCATACTATTCAAGATGCTCTGCGTGCTTATAACAGAGCCAAAGAGCAGAATTTCTTTTATGGTCTGCGTGAGCTTACAAGTATCTATAAAAAAGCAAAAAAAGCGCTCTATCAAGAGGAGAGTGAACTCGGTTTTTCCGATGTTACACAGCTTGTTTACACTATCTTACATCGTTTAGATGACAGTGAATTTCTTTACTTCCGTCTTGATGCAACAATAGAGCATATGCTGCTCGATGAGTTTCAAGATACCAGCATAATGCAGTACAAGATATTAAAACCGCTGATCTCAGAGATAGTCTCCGGTCAGGGAGTCTTTGAGTCGGGCAGTTTCTTCTTCGTGGGCGATGTGAAGCAGTCTATCTACAGATTTCGCGGCGGGGTTTCGGCGCTCTTTGGTGAAGTTGCACGTGAGAATCACACAGAGGTAAAAAAACTGTTGACAAACTACCGATCGCAAAGAGAGGTCATAGAGTTTGTCAACAGAGTCTTTGAAGAGAAAATAACGAATTACTCGCCACAGCTCTCACGCAAAGAAGCGGATGGCGGTTATGTGGAAGTAATAGAAAATGATGAGTTATTAGAAGCGACGCTCACGCAGGTTGAGCGTTTGATATCTTTGGGGGCAGCTCTCAATGATATTGCCATTCTTTGTGCAACGAACGGTGACGGTGAAGAGATCAAGAATCTGTTGCAAAACAGAGCGATAGAGGTCGTTACCGAGACAACGACAAAACTGATCAACCAACGCAGCGTCAAAGCAATCCTTGAGTATTTGAAATATCTTTACTTTGAGGAAGATATCTACAGACACAACTTCTTTGCTCTTATAGATCAAAAGAGCATGCCTCTGCCAAAGCTGGATGTCACACGCATCAAACTCTTTGATATCATCAAGCAGTGCATTGAGAGGTATGGACTTTTCAGCGATGATTTTCATATTATACGCTTTTTGGATGCGGTTGCGAAGTATGAAGATATCGACGCGCTTATCTTCGAGTATGAACGTCTTGATGTGAGTGCCGCGGCATCTGACTTGAGCGGTGTGCGTGTACTTACTGTGCATAAATCAAAAGGGCTTGAGTATAAGCATGTCATTGTCATGGACAGACTTAAACGTGCACCTGCCTCACGTGATAGTATCATCTATGAATATGACGGCATTATATTGCAGAATGTCTATCTGCGAACTGCAGGCCGTGATACTATTGACACTGCCTATGCAAATGCTTTGGCAAAAGAGAAAGCCCTAGTGCGTGAGGACAGCCTCAATGCTCTGTATGTCGCTTTTACGCGTGCTAAAGAGCATCTATTTGTCATTAAAAAGAGTGAACACTCAAGTTTTGAGCTACTGGATCTGGAAGTCGGCAGTTTTGGCAGTTTGAAAGTCGAGCAGCAGGAACAACGCCATGAACGCAAAACAAAAAAACTGCCTTATGAAAATCTTTACTATGGAACACAGAGCGAGATCTTGGCATTGGAAAATGAAGGCGAAGAGGATCTGCAAGCCATTAACTTTGGTCTGGCACTCCACTATATGCTCGAGATGATACCGGCATTCTCTCTCGATGCAATCGCAGATGCCAAAAATATGCTGCTTAACAAATACGGCTTTATCTTGACACCTAAAGAGATAGATGATATCTGCATGCGGGTAGAGAGACTGCTGCAGCATTCGGAATTTTTAAACCTGATAAAAGAGGGCAGATACTATAAAGAAAAAGCGCTGCGTTATAAAAACAATCTGCGCTATCTTGATCTGCTGGTACAAAAAGAAGATGGCTCTTTCATTGTTATAGACTATAAAAGTGCTATGAACTTTCAAGATAAACATCGTAAGCAGGTTAACTATTATAAAGAAGCTGTGAGAAATATAACGAATGCAGAGGTTGAAGGGTATCTATGCTATCTTTTAGAAGACAGCATAGAGATTGTTGCAGTTTGA
- a CDS encoding PD-(D/E)XK nuclease family protein yields MDDELIVLPSARAIRHKQLAVELDTLFLPNFIMMSDFIAKLTLVEGYTFLDEDTRTLLLLEASDFQNFSNLQIERNFFTFTKNSSYIFKFFEELSAELFEIENLSSADLYGEYEEHITILQELYRRYEKLCDEKKLLDRIFLSKHYTFNAPYLKNYRSVEIVLEGYLTNFELELLQKATLYSEIKIRFTATRFNMKMQNKLRELGFEIMPGHHYLLHLNEIEVLQKESLSKNSEISCESFSEGILQVAFIKQKLYEFVSKGYDPEKIAVILPNEHTAKSIQSFDEKSNFNFAMGASFKESQIYKNLHAAFLYLDDATCENSSRLNHYGDTYYQLFYDVYRKNIVDVDFTVLMQKVQESIASKTEAKIFYEELHSFVKILPYLQHMNVRSVLSLFMQRLGSRSIDDVRGGKVTVMGVLETRSIAFDAVIIIDFDDDNVPKRSNKDMFLNTKLREMAGLPTMQERENLQKHYYEMLMSRSKEVAISYVSSEQNHPSRFLKELGITTKNSYDEINYAEILFARSSKKALYEPEIIEPYSFKNIALSNSRLKTYLSCKRKYYYHYVKHINAHEIPRDMPQEHAIGTDVHKALEQLYAKKDHYDDVRELQHDLERELENVTGKSELEKYLMAIQKKRLERFCLNEVKRFKEGWRVHSVEKSFQAPYAGMTLQGQIDRVDKKENLVDVLDYKTGSFTLYNKNNFTEATDFQLEFYHILAGGLGNVNSCAFYDLKEGRVVEELFLEQKLEILRSHIADLLQVEEVNFEKTEDAKMCQYCEFALMCGRA; encoded by the coding sequence ATGGATGATGAGCTCATAGTTCTTCCCTCTGCTCGTGCCATTAGGCATAAGCAATTAGCAGTAGAATTAGATACACTGTTTCTGCCAAACTTCATTATGATGAGTGACTTCATTGCAAAACTTACTCTTGTTGAAGGGTATACATTTTTGGATGAAGACACTCGAACACTTCTTTTGTTAGAAGCTTCAGACTTTCAAAACTTTTCCAACCTGCAAATCGAGAGGAACTTCTTTACTTTTACAAAAAACAGCTCGTATATCTTTAAATTTTTTGAAGAGCTCAGTGCAGAGCTATTTGAGATAGAAAACCTCAGTAGTGCCGATCTCTATGGTGAATATGAAGAGCACATAACAATCCTGCAGGAACTCTACAGACGTTATGAAAAATTGTGTGATGAGAAAAAACTGCTTGATCGGATCTTTCTGTCAAAGCACTACACTTTCAATGCCCCATATCTTAAAAACTACAGATCTGTCGAAATAGTTTTAGAGGGTTATCTGACAAATTTTGAACTTGAACTTTTACAAAAAGCAACACTGTATAGTGAGATTAAGATTCGCTTCACTGCAACCCGATTTAATATGAAAATGCAGAATAAACTGCGTGAACTTGGCTTTGAAATTATGCCGGGACATCACTACCTGCTTCATCTGAACGAAATAGAAGTTCTTCAAAAAGAATCACTTTCAAAAAACTCAGAGATAAGCTGTGAGAGTTTTAGTGAAGGGATCTTGCAGGTAGCGTTCATCAAACAAAAGCTCTATGAATTTGTCTCTAAAGGTTACGACCCTGAAAAGATTGCTGTGATTTTGCCAAATGAGCATACTGCAAAAAGCATACAGAGCTTTGATGAGAAATCAAACTTTAACTTTGCAATGGGGGCGAGCTTTAAAGAGAGTCAGATATATAAAAATCTCCATGCTGCGTTTTTATATCTTGATGATGCTACCTGTGAAAACAGCAGCAGGCTGAATCATTATGGTGATACATACTATCAACTCTTTTATGATGTCTATAGAAAAAATATTGTGGACGTAGATTTTACGGTGCTGATGCAAAAGGTTCAAGAGAGCATAGCAAGTAAAACTGAGGCAAAGATATTTTATGAAGAACTGCACAGTTTTGTAAAGATTCTGCCATATTTGCAGCATATGAACGTACGTTCTGTTTTATCTCTTTTTATGCAGCGTTTAGGCTCACGCAGCATTGATGATGTCCGTGGCGGCAAGGTGACGGTTATGGGTGTCTTGGAGACACGGAGTATTGCCTTTGATGCTGTTATCATTATTGATTTTGATGATGACAATGTTCCAAAACGCAGCAATAAAGATATGTTCTTAAATACAAAGCTGCGTGAGATGGCAGGCTTGCCGACAATGCAGGAGCGGGAAAATCTGCAAAAACATTACTACGAGATGTTAATGTCGCGCTCCAAAGAGGTGGCTATCTCCTATGTCTCTTCGGAGCAAAATCATCCTTCGCGTTTTTTAAAAGAGCTGGGCATTACAACAAAGAACAGCTATGATGAGATCAATTATGCAGAGATACTTTTTGCAAGGAGTTCAAAAAAAGCTCTCTATGAGCCTGAGATAATAGAGCCGTACAGTTTTAAGAATATTGCACTCTCAAATTCACGGCTTAAAACATATCTGAGCTGTAAGCGAAAGTATTATTACCATTATGTGAAGCATATCAACGCCCATGAGATTCCGCGTGATATGCCGCAGGAACATGCAATAGGAACGGATGTTCATAAAGCGCTTGAGCAGCTGTATGCCAAAAAAGATCACTATGATGATGTACGAGAGCTGCAGCATGACCTTGAAAGAGAGCTTGAAAACGTAACCGGCAAAAGTGAGCTTGAGAAATATCTTATGGCAATACAGAAAAAAAGGCTGGAGCGTTTTTGTCTCAATGAGGTGAAACGCTTTAAAGAAGGCTGGCGTGTTCACAGTGTAGAGAAAAGTTTTCAGGCACCCTATGCAGGCATGACACTGCAGGGGCAGATAGACAGAGTGGATAAAAAAGAGAATCTTGTGGATGTGCTTGATTATAAAACAGGCTCTTTCACGCTTTACAATAAAAATAACTTTACAGAAGCAACAGATTTTCAACTTGAGTTCTACCATATACTTGCGGGTGGACTTGGGAATGTGAACAGCTGTGCCTTTTATGATCTTAAAGAGGGCAGAGTGGTTGAAGAACTTTTCCTTGAGCAAAAGCTGGAGATACTAAGGTCACACATAGCGGATCTGCTGCAGGTCGAAGAGGTGAATTTTGAGAAGACGGAAGATGCAAAAATGTGTCAGTATTGTGAATTTGCACTGATGTGCGGGAGAGCGTGA
- a CDS encoding FixH family protein codes for MSIIKSGKLWPFAIALAITGVVGLGAWTIIETSKADIQPSDAYMTNYQDADANANKLIKSRIAFDKEYRLKYVTEQIKENGCDVKYALTTKDGKAVEGAKMVLEISRPEVETYTKKFDNPKFEENLYVFHDVKFPKTGVWNLMLKVDAGDKSRFYAIKTDTRIKNDRSIQEASQY; via the coding sequence ATGAGCATAATTAAGAGTGGTAAGCTATGGCCGTTTGCAATTGCATTGGCTATTACAGGTGTTGTCGGTTTAGGCGCTTGGACGATTATAGAGACAAGTAAAGCTGATATCCAGCCAAGTGATGCCTATATGACAAATTATCAGGATGCAGATGCAAATGCAAATAAACTGATAAAGTCAAGAATAGCTTTTGATAAAGAGTATAGATTAAAATACGTTACAGAGCAGATCAAAGAGAATGGCTGTGATGTTAAATACGCACTTACTACAAAAGACGGTAAAGCGGTTGAGGGTGCAAAGATGGTTTTAGAGATCAGCCGCCCGGAAGTTGAAACATACACTAAAAAATTTGATAATCCAAAATTTGAAGAAAATCTGTATGTTTTTCATGATGTGAAATTTCCAAAAACAGGTGTTTGGAATCTAATGCTCAAAGTGGATGCAGGTGATAAAAGCAGATTTTATGCAATAAAAACCGATACACGAATCAAAAATGACAGAAGTATTCAGGAAGCTTCGCAATACTAA